The genomic interval TAGTAGTTAATGAATGTGTGTGGGTGTGTGTGTTTGTGTTTATGTCTGTTGTTTAATCTTTTTTCTTATGATAGAGCTATTAAGAGTTTTATACATACATagcataataattaattacacaaATATAGTAAATATGTATACCTATAATCCATTAGCCATGAGTTTTGTTGGCAGAGACAACATTGTTGCACTtgcatttttttctttaatgatCCTGTACAAAACGGCACATACAATACAAATGCCATACTGCAAGCTCTTAAGTTTCAGACTCTTGTTCTTGTTTCCGCAATCAACTCGACTTCTTTTGTTGCTTTTCCTTTGACTGGGATATTTTTGCAATGGATCGATCAGCATTGATTTGGGCTCAGCAAAACAAGTCAAGGCGCCTTGAAGCGTTCTCCCATGGTAGTTCTGTTTAAAACAATCACATATAGTTAGTTTAGAACAAGAAAGAAAAACATGACATCTGAACATAACATAAGAGTTTGCTTCGCGTTTATAGAACAAACCAAAATCAGTAAAAGGTTATATTTAAGCAGATTGAAACTGTTATTGATTTGATTAAGATGCTAAACCAGTACGAAAAAGCTTATAGAGATTAAGCTTTACTCAAATATCCATCAAACATTATTGGCCCTGGTCTAAAAAAACACTTATATAAGCTACCGAAAAGGGCCTTCACCATATACAAAACTGAATTAAGCAAAAGTAATGCTAAAACTAAGGATTTCATTAGAAATCGTATCTCCCGTACCATGGAATTATATTGAataaatatgtgtcagtatattatGTGAGCATGCTAATCTCATATTGAATAAAGAGATTGATCCAATCACCACAGAATAACCAAACCCATCAAAGGACTAAAGTTCTTACATTCAAATATATAGCAGTAGGAATTAAATGTTTGAACATATACTAAAGTACACAAATCACATATTACTGCCAAAAgatttaaatagaaattaaatttaaagtttttttaaaaagtttctGGAGTAAGAACATGGTAACATCCAAAATGAAGAGACACATACCTCCCAATCAAGATGGTTGTCACCGGTTTCATAATCAGTCAATACAGAAACTGTACACTCCAAAGAGGGCAATTCTTTGGCATGTATGGGAGGAAATCTACGATCCCTCAAAGCACTGCAAAGTATCACAACAAAGTAAAGCTAAGAACATCATCAGTCAAAACAGAAACTGCATGTTGACAGTAAGAAGATTATAAGAATCTTGGTCTAAATATCCCATGCATGTTGTCCCTGTCGATTCATGTCTTTCATTTCAGCAAGAATGTACATTTTCCTAAAACAATACAGAATTGAGGTAACTCGGCTATTGtttctttctaccattttgTGTGTGAGGTATAGTTCTCAAATACCTAAAGATACAGTAAACATACAAGCAGATGAATTTACATGATTTGGCTTGTGACCATTAGAACAATACatgaaattcatttttttttacgatACCTGTTTAGAGCATAATCCTTGAACTCATTAACCAACCACCGTGCTTTCAGGGTTCCAATGCATCCATGTAGACGAGGTCCCCACCATTTACAGCTTTTTTCCAAGTGACAAACAATGGGCTAAGACcaaagtaaaatatattatgatTTTCACAGAAAAAATGTAGATATCTACAATTCTACTTCGTAACTTTTCCATTAACAAGAAATTATGTGaaaagaatatatttatatggTGTTTATTTATGTATAGAGACCATGAAACTAAAAATTTCCTCTTTTTTTATTGTAATGTCTCACATTTAAGAAATTATGAGAAAAGAACAGAACAACATAATATAAGCACCATGAAAGATAACAACATAGGCAAAGAAGTACAGCCAAAATGGAATTTCACTGCAGACAGTCCCATTTCTCCCAAATTTTAGCATTATGCTTCGAAGTGACTAAACTTACTAtgatttttattatcttttacaATGGACATATGGGGAATCTGAAATTTTAACCTCCAATGACTTCAACATTGGAGATGTGacaaatcttgctgaaaaaacACAAAACTATTAACTACAAAGATTAAGCCTTTATTCCAATGTAATATCTTCCCCTGTTCGAACATCACTAATAGAAaagcttaagaaaactataATGATTTTATTGAGTTGAGTACACACTTGACCATTCAGTTGCATTATCGAGTCACAACAAATACTACATTATGAAAAAAGGACCCTCAGTTAGAACTCAAATTGATCAAGCAAATGAACTGTTCAAACTCCCCTTAGTCTTCACAAGGAAACCCAGAAAAGGCAATATTGCCAATTCAAACACCAAGACAAAACGAAAcccataaaaataacaataacagTAACAAAAATGAAATCCCAAATCGCCCTTTAGAGCTAAACTCAACTCAGTACGTAAAGGTTTAAACTTTTTAGAAACTAAACGCCACTCAACCACACACAACACAATATAAATTACGAAACTTTCATCACTTCAATAATTTCAGATGAAACCcaattatcattttaaaaagATAGAAACTTTTAAGCTGAAACGATCATGATCAGTCAAAAGATGGTGTTTAAACATTTAAATTCCACATGCATATtctatgatattttaattaaataaaaaaaaaacccaaaaaaaaacgGAAAAGAATAATTACTGTTGACCATCATCGAAGGCTGGAGGAGGAACCTCTTCGTTGTTGTAGTAGGAGACAAGAGTATCGAAGCAATAGACCACCATTTCCTTGTTCGCCGACaccatcttcttctctgattttttaattaagaatgaATGAGTAAAAGAACCGATCGATGAAAATCGAAGAAGATAAAGGAAACATAGATACTAATCGAAAAACAGAAAGAGGCAAAGTCATATATTACGCAAACACAGCAGTAGAAAACCATAAATTCCAAAGCATAAAAGTCTATCTTGATTCGAAAGCCCAGAAGGCAAAACATTAACTATATTTACAAAGTGTAATGATTAAGCCATTTACTTTTCATTATCCTTTTAAACAGCAACCCTTGATTCAAATGGCAATCCAAATAAAAATGTACTTCACTCCAAGATAAAAGCCAATTCAATCCTTACTATTATTTAACCATAAAAGACCAATCTTTCTTTTTTAACAAATGAATCTCTTCTCAAACTTTTCAAAACCCTCAAAAttatatcagagaaaaagaaagagatgGCGGAAAATACCTCCCAAACGATCATAGCATCCTGGTTGACTCCCTTTTGCCCTTGCTTTGTGAAAAGCGAGGTGACATCAGAGCAGCCATTCAAGCAAATCCGACCAGGAACACGGTGAAGCCGTTTCTCTATATGTGAATCGATTGTGGAATAGGGAGAAGAAGGTGATGCTGAAGAAGACGAATTAGAAGAAATTGTCCTTTGAATCTTTCTCCTATCCCTACTCCTTCCTCCGGGTGATGATGGTGAAGCCGAACCATAAGGAAGAAGACCTCCGGCCCCGGCAGATGCTCCTTCCACCGAAAGACACGAACCCATACCCAGGGCTCTGACTATGTCTAGCAAGCACTCCAGGCCTACCAGACAGTCAGAGCTACTCCGACTCTCCACCAACAGATCCGTCGTCGCCGTCGTCGTTTTTACAGAATCCCGCTTCACTTGTTTTCCCGGTTGCCAAACACAAACCACTATTCAATCACACCAAAATCCAAACGCAAAAAGAGAAAGAGGCGAAGGCTTTTCCTGAGGAACTGTAGAAAAGGATCGACGATTCAATTTAATCCCCGGATCAAAGCCAGACCGGTGTCTGGGATTTTGGATTGTGAGAATTTTAAGAGAAACAAAAGAGTTTTGAGAGAGAGAATATGTAGATTTGACAGTCACGATTCAAAAAATGGTGGACGATTGTTTTTggggttaaatttaacagaatattcttttatttgtaaAGCATATTcagttaaaccaagaattgccgttaaataggcacttttaatatataaagatatagtttataatataaaaataaaaacaatttagATTATAGCTGCGCAAGTTACATGCTTGctttatttctatattttaaCCAACTAAATCCGTTTCTTCAATCAACAAAAAACCTAATGCTTATTTCACCTTAATTACTATATATTATCAAGTTTCAACACACGTAcacaattatattatatatttatttgtatatatatattaaacatcATGAACTTTGATAAaccataaattaatatatatacttatgtATGTATCGCATATATACTTGAGGGTTATGAAGTTTGTTGATTCAAATTAATAAaccataattattatatttagaaAGTAAACAAATGGCGTTTTTCCATGAGTatcaatatcatatatatatgtatataattgaTGATAAGTATATGTTTGCTGGCACACCCAGTTGAAGAATATATATGCTCTCTtgtgttttatatttttatatacataaataaataccTTTTGGATTATATCATTCCAAAATAAAACGATCCAATAGAagcttaatttataatatatatatttctcattttttttatatacatatatatatatatatagtgatatTATATGATATCATATGTACCATTGAAATGTAGTATTGAAAGAAAGGAAGGATTTAGACTCAACATAAGAAATCAAACACAATATAATTAAGCCCAGGAAAAATCAACACGCACGATTATAATATATGGGGAATTTTGAGACGTTTtcaattgtttttcttttttttagttCCAAATACTTTGCCTCATCAAATTCAGATTCAAAAATaagttataatattttattatcgATCAATGGATAACTAGATATACATCAAATTTAGAGCTAGTAATAAATTAAGAAATCTGTTACATAtaccaaaatataaatatatatgcacGATCTCACACGCACATACCAAATAAATCCCTCAGAAAAGTACTCAAAAATAACATGCACCAAGATACGAAGTTCAGCTGGTTCTCGATCTCTTAATCTTTGCAAGAAAACGTGCACAACATTAAAAAGTTccttatttttattaatcatgCCTCAGTTTTGAACTAACatatacccatatatatatatatatattgtgtcaATTGGAATAATCAACATATATTCTATGCTAATGCAAAATTAGGtagtttttttttggaaaatttacatgtatactaactttttttttggaaaacgTGCACAACATTAAAAAGTtccttattaattatatttatgccTCAGTTTTGAACTAACatatacccatatatatatatattgtgtcaATTGGAATAATCAACATATATTCTATGCTAATGCAAAATTAGGtagtttttttttggaaaatttacatggtacactaacttttgttattttttttacaaaaatactgtctggcagtattttttacttttttattgtatttttttataagtttcatactgcagtatactatgttaagttttcactgttgttctattgatgttttttagttgttctattgttttgagttgttctgttttgtgttctacaagtgttttataaaaacacagtattttttaaaagattttcgtgtgacagtatttttgtaaaagttaaccaaaatttcagtatttttgtaagtttctttttttttgtcgGTTGGGAAACGAAATTGGCGGAGGCCTCAATCCGACACAAATACGAGACCAAAAGGAGGTTATGTTATGTGGGCTCGCATTTGGGAGTCCATTCCATGTATTTTGGCTACAAAAGGGATAAATTGGAAAATACTTTCTTTTTGTatccattaattaaaaatacactcatattaaattttattaaaatctaTCCACTTTTATGATTGGGTTGCCCAATGTACCCTCACTCTCCACTTAAGTCTAgcctataatttatattaacttAAGGGTATAATGaggacatcatctataaaaatgggtatatcttaaagaatatgaaaataaaagcaaaaattaaaacaaataaagtaaaGTGGGTTCGTTTGGAAATTTCCCGAAAAGCTAATCATAGGTTCTCTCTATCGGAACAATAGGGCCGCTCATTACTAAACTTATTGAAGAGATGAAATATAACCAAGGTATATCTTTTTGATCAGAGGTTGAAGAATCGATCATCAGAAGAAGAATTAGGCCAAAAATTAGGATACATTCGGGTAAAATAAAACTTCTATTGAAGAGAAGTAAATGAAAGGCTTTCATAAAAATTCTCGTAGAATCGAGAATGAAGTTTTCATTCTGTACATGCTAGATCATGAATTAGTAACTACATCCAATCTCCAAAAAATCCCAATTATTTCGAACTTTCTCTTTTTGGAATGAAATTTTTACGGAATCCCCACGACTACAATCTAATTTTCTCTCCAAAATAGGATCACAATTCGAGTCTAACATAGAAGTACAAAGGCTCCATTTGGAGAGTTAAATGCCGGAGCCCGACATGACGTAGTGGGCTTGAACATAGGTCCATGTTTCAAGCCCAATAATTCTGAGCCCTATAGGAGAGATGATGGAGGGCACAAGTGGCTTATATATGGCCGAGTGAGATTAAATGACTACATGGATTATACATATGGCAAAAGAGGAtccaaatttttaatttctagcCATTAATACATGTGAATTCCCACTAGCATGTATATagatattcaaatttcaaaaaataagagagaaaggAATTAGTAGGGTACATAAATCTTTCAAGCTCTTATAATATAGTTTTCTGATAGTAATTTGATAGAATAAATATAACTAGATAGCTTAGGGAACAATATCCTATATTTATATAAGCGATGTTTTCTATCAAAATCTTTGAAACaaaatattttgataattaatcaaataataaaattagataacaTAAATGAAATTGGTAACAAAAATAATGTTGaccattattaaaatattttgtcagtGAACCAAATATTAACTATAACATTAAGTcaattataatcaaataaatatattgattataatataatcaaataataataccGATTGTATATTTTAACATTCTCCAACTTGGTCGATATTTGAATTAATGTATATCACTTAAGCTCAACAATTATccttgttaaataataaatatatgaatCATAACAatagatcttttttttttttttatgacgagtattatcttctatgtattacaatatatttaatgatcattatgtatatttaaatgataCCCCTATAACAAATAATAAACCCCCAACTAATTTGTACAAAAAATATTAGTATTCTccataaatacaaaaaatatccTCCTCATTTGATtatctctccctctctctgtctctcgctcttcctcgctctctctttccaacatcccaccaaactgttggaatttattttaccaggatcctatatctactcacaagtatgttgtttaacaccctaaatatgaactttctaaaacgataaataaacacatatgaagttaagaaaaccttacattgatgcagcgaaattaatgtctccttccactcagatctctaactcttgtatcctttctgtcgcagagtattatcaagatctaagcccgaatgtccttctctttgtgtgtgatccttcacagtcttccaatctatgattgagttaccacttgctgtgtgtgggcacttactctatcactaaggttcgaaatttagaagaaaaaaaagagaaagggatgatttcggctatagagagaaaatgaaggctcagtttttctgaagagagaattttctgacagaaaagcttattgaaaaacttatgatttgactgagccatcactttctatttataggcaactactaggtttaggttaggaattatttggcattaaaataataaaaatatcaatttgaaaaaccactttaagtggccgaccatggtgtgtaatgggccccacttggtttttgcagttttcacaaattttatttctattttctcaaaaacgctaatttttcaattctaaccttttaaatgccaaaactaattatttaataactaaaatagattattaaataatattgtcatttaatttaattattaattagacatataaagtctattaataaataaataaacctagaatatcttttctttacaatttcgcccctgcgtagtgaaaaattcacaaatcagacatagtctaactttagaattataattgattaatcacaaatcaattattgagtcttacaagcagtatagtctcaactagaatgaggaccatgaatctatatgctgagcttccaataagtgaaccgaatttactaagtaaattcctacttattaattcttcattgaatccactcttagaacttagaattgcactctcagcc from Cannabis sativa cultivar Pink pepper isolate KNU-18-1 chromosome 4, ASM2916894v1, whole genome shotgun sequence carries:
- the LOC133037374 gene encoding uncharacterized protein LOC133037374, whose translation is MGSCLSVEGASAGAGGLLPYGSASPSSPGGRSRDRRKIQRTISSNSSSSASPSSPYSTIDSHIEKRLHRVPGRICLNGCSDVTSLFTKQGQKGVNQDAMIVWENYHGRTLQGALTCFAEPKSMLIDPLQKYPSQRKSNKRSRVDCGNKNKSLKLKSLQYGICIVCAVLYRIIKEKNASATMLSLPTKLMANGL